In Bacillus sp. FJAT-45037, the following are encoded in one genomic region:
- a CDS encoding methylthioribulose 1-phosphate dehydratase yields MSFTIDHTHALWNELADIKDELAARDWFPGTSGNLSIKVSDSPLTFLVTASGKDKRKRTSDDFVLVDQDGQPVETSNLKPSAETILHQQIYEKTNAGCSLHVHTIDNNVISDLYGDQGFITFRHQELIKAFNIWQEDGTITIPIVENYADLSRLGEAVAERITPGVHGILIRNHGITAWGRDGFEAKKHLEAFEFLFSYHVKMRLLC; encoded by the coding sequence TTGAGCTTTACAATCGATCATACACATGCTCTTTGGAATGAATTGGCCGATATCAAAGATGAACTAGCTGCAAGAGATTGGTTTCCGGGTACTAGTGGAAATTTATCAATCAAAGTGAGCGATAGCCCTCTTACTTTTCTTGTTACAGCCAGTGGGAAAGATAAACGTAAGAGAACTTCTGATGATTTCGTATTAGTCGATCAAGACGGTCAACCCGTCGAGACCTCAAATTTGAAACCTTCCGCAGAAACGATCTTACACCAGCAAATTTATGAAAAGACAAATGCTGGATGCTCCCTTCATGTCCATACGATCGACAATAATGTGATTTCAGATCTGTATGGTGATCAAGGTTTTATCACGTTTCGTCACCAAGAATTAATTAAAGCGTTTAATATTTGGCAAGAAGATGGAACAATCACCATTCCAATTGTAGAAAATTATGCAGACCTTTCACGACTAGGAGAAGCTGTCGCTGAGCGAATCACTCCCGGTGTACATGGCATTTTGATTCGTAACCATGGTATTACCGCTTGGGGACGAGATGGTTTTGAGGCAAAGAAACATTTAGAAGCATTTGAGTTTTTATTTAGTTATCACGTAAAAATGAGACTTCTTTGTTAA